A single genomic interval of Orcinus orca chromosome 19, mOrcOrc1.1, whole genome shotgun sequence harbors:
- the SPAG5 gene encoding sperm-associated antigen 5 isoform X2, with product MWRVKKLNLSVSPSPQPGKAAMRTPLRELILQPGALTNSGTGPPIAYSSTSSLCKLGLQEGSNNSSPLDLVNAKKTDSPSEQFSHPSTCLEACQHESDEQPLNLIPQTNSTPRTSEEAVDPLGNNVFKTMVLVPSPGGQQQNITLEAHLDTMAETNSFSLDEPLRTEDLLRNGVAPCMEDNFSEIVPAMPEKPTFQNPPSHLLEYPQNSCSEQQLHCSRESLKDSRTEAVPEDLVPSESNALLPSSPLWLSPSTVLAADFPVSLVDPGEEILEHRTTEEREMRFSTFPEEAELGDQALVSNMDDIPSTGLTPNPGEMESQAAPGPAVDAGSIPVSDMGPWMSPLAWLEKGVNTSVMLENLRQSLSLPSVFRDAAIGTTPFSTCSVGTWFTPPAQQERSTNTSQIGLVGTKDSTSETEHLLWGRPPDLTALSRHDLEDNLLNSLVILEVLSRQLQDWKSQLTGPHPEVQDSSTQTDTFSNGMSKKPQHLQESQEIGQALRQARNVMSWVLVSKELISLLQLSLLHLDEDKTALSQESWHTETLVSRCFDVLKKLRARLQSLKAEREEAKHREEMALRGKDAAETVLEVFCAHASQRISQLEQDLASMGEFRGLLKETQTQLVGLHTEQEGLAQQTASLTSALQQDWISMQLDYVTWTALLSRFQQLTEKFTAKSRQTLQERDAAIEEKQQVSRELEQVSSHLEDCKSQLEQLELENSRLATDLRAQLQILASMESRLKELQSQHANCTQDLAMKDQLLCQLTQSSEEKAAQWQKEEMALKHMQAELQQQQAVLAKEVQDLKETLEFAEQENQVAHLELGQVECQLKTTLEILRERSLQCEDLKDTMENLKAKLASTMAEKQQQDLEKTRQYSQELRVLTEQLWSLTLFLQTKLKEKAEPETLPISTACAPSQEHPLPSDSTFLRSTLTAVADEEPESAPVPLLGSDKSAFTRVASTVSHQPTETPGIENSLAEMSTMTLELQSLCSLLQESKEEAVRTLQRKICDLQAQLQAQEEQHQEAQKAKEADIEKLNQALCLRYKNEKELQEVVQQQNEKILEQIDKSGELIRLREEVTQLTRSLRRAETETKVLQETLAGQLNPDSQPMATNWIQEKVWLSQEVDKLRVMFLEMKNEKAKLMVKFQSHRNILEENLRRSDKELKKLDDIVQHIYETLLSIPEVVRGCKELQGLLEFLS from the exons GAAGGCAGCAACAACTCATCTCCACTGGATCTTGTCAATGCTAAGAAGACAGACTCCCCTTCAGAACAGTTCAGCCATCCCTCAACATGTCTAGAAGCTTGTCAACATGAATCAGATGAGCAGCCCCTAAATCTGATTCCCCAAACCAATTCTACTCCCAGAACATCTGAGGAAGCAGTAGACCCACTGGGCAACAATGTGTTTAAAACCATGGTCCTTGTACCTTCTCCAGGGGGGCAGCAGCAAAACATTACACTCGAGGCCCATCTAGATACCATGGCAGAGACAAACAGCTTCTCTCTAGATGAGCCTTTGAGGACAGAAGATCTGCTGAGAAACGGCGTGGCCCCCTGCATGGAAGACAACTTTTCAGAAATTGTTCCTGCTATGCCTGAGAAACCTACATTTCAGAATCCTCCATCTCATCTGTTGGAGTACCCACAAAATTCCTGTTCTGAGCAACAGCTACACTGCTCCAGGGAAAGTCTGAAGGACAGTAGGACTGAGGCTGTGCCTGAGGACCTAGTCCCTTCTGAAAGTAATGCCTTGTTGCCGTCCTCCCCGCTCTGGCTTTCCCCTTCAACTGTCTTAGCAGCAGACTTCCCTGTCAGTCTTGTGGACCCAGGGGAGGAAATTTTAGAGCACAGAACtacagaggagagagaaatgaggTTTTCCACATTCCCTGAGGAGGCTGAATTGGGAGATCAAGCACTTGTCTCAAATATGGACGATATCCCATCCACAGGCCTGACCCCAAATCCAGGAGAAATGGAATCCCAGGCAGCTCCAGGGCCAGCAGTAGATGCTGGGAGCATTCCCGTCTCTGATATGGGGCCTTGGATGTCTCCCCTGGCCTGGTTGGAAAAAGGTGTAAATACCTCCGTCATGCTGGAAAATCTCCGCCAGAgcttatctcttccctctgtgtttcGAGATGCTGCGATTGGCACTACCCCTTTCTCTACTTGCTCGGTGGGGACTTGGTTTACTCCCCCAGCACAGCAGGAAAGGAGTACAAACACATCCCAAATAGGCCTGGTGGGCACCAAGGACAGTACTTCTGAGACAGAGCACCTTCTATGGGG CCGTCCTCCAGATCTGACTGCCTTATCTCgacatgacctggaagataacctGCTGAACTCTCTTGTCATTCTGGAGGTACTCTCCCGCCAGCTGCAGGACTGGAAGAGCCAGCTGACTGGCCCTCACCCAGAAGTTCAGGACAGCAGCACACAGACTGACACCTTTTCCAATGGG ATGAGTAAGAAACCTCAGCATCTTCAGGAGAGCCAGGAGATTGGACAGGCTCTGCGGCAGGCCAGGAATGTCATG TCATGGGTGCTGGTCTCTAAAGAGCTGATATCCTTGCTTCAACTATCTCTGCTGCACTTAGATGAAGATAAAACTGCTTTGAGTCAGGAG TCTTGGCATACAGAAACCTTGGTGTCCCGCTGTTTTGATGTGTTGAAGAAATTGAGGGCAAGGCTCCAGAGCCTCAAAGCAGAAAGGGAGGAGGCAAAGCACAGAGAGGAAATGGCCCTCAGAGGCAAAGATGCG GCAGAGACAGTGCTAGAGGTTTTCTGTGCACACGCCAGCCAGCGCATCAGCCAGCTGGAACAGGACCTGGCATCCATGGGGGAATTCAGAGGCCTTTTGAAGGAAACCCAGACCCAACTG GTCGGACTTCATACTGAGCAAGAAGGGTTGGCTCAGCAGACAGCAAGTCTTACTTCAGCCTTGCAGCAGGACTGGATATCCATGCAACTGGAT TATGTAACATGGACAGCTCTGCTGAGCCGGTTTCAACAACTCACAGAGAAGTTTACAGCCAAGAGCCGGCAGACCCTGCAGGAACGTGATGCTGCAATTGAGGAAAAGCAGCAG GTTTCCAGGGAGCTGGAACAAGTCTCTTCCCATTTAGAGGACTGCAAAAGCCAACTAGAACAACTGGAGTTGGAAAACAGTCGTCTGGCAAcag ATCTCCGGGCTCAGCTGCAGATTCTGGCCAGCATGGAGAGTCGGCTAAAAGAGCTACAGAGTCAGCATGCCAATTGTACCCAGGACCTGGCCATGAAGGATCAGTTGCTCTGCCAGCTTACCCAGAGCAGTGAGGAGAAGGCTGCTCA ATGGCAAAAGGAGGAGATGGCATTAAAACATATGCAGGCAGAGCTGCAGCAACAACAGGCGGTCCTGGCCAAGGAGGTGCAGGACCTAAAGGAGACCCTGGAG TTTGCAGAACAAGAGAATCAGGTTGCTCACCTGGAGCTGGGCCAGGTTGAGTGTCAGTTGAAAACCACCCTGGAAATACTCCGGGAGCGCAGCCTGCAGTGTGAGGACCTGAAGGACACCATGGAGAACCTGAA GGCTAAACTGGCCAGCACCATGGCAGAGAAACAGCAGCAAGACCTGGAGAAGACACGCCAGTATTCCCAAGAGCTAAGGGTGCTGACTGAGCAACTCTGGAGCCTGACCCTCTTCCTACAGACAAAACTGAAGGAGAAG GCTGAACCAGAGACCCTCCCGATAAGCACAGCCTGTGCTCCTTCCCAGGAACACCCTCTGCCCAGTGACAGCACCTTTTTGAGAAGCACCCTGACAGCAGTGGCAGATGAAG AGCCAGAATCAGCTCCTGTGCCCTTGCTTGGAAGTGACAAGAGTGCTTTCACCAGAGTAGCGTCAACGGTTTCCCATCAGCCTACAG AAACCCCAGGCATCGAGAATAGCCTGGCAGAAATGAGTACTATGACTCTGGAGCTTCAGAGCCTGTGTTCCCTGCTGCAGGAGTCTAAAGAAGAGGCTGTCAGGACTCTGCAGCGAAAGAT ATGTGATCTGCAGGCTCAGCTGCAGGCCCAGGAAGAACAGCATCAGGAAGCCCAGAAGGCAAAGGAAGCGGACATAGAGAAGCTGAACCAGGCCTTGTGCTTGCGCTACAAG AATGAAAAGGAGCTCCAGGAAGTGGTACAGCAGCAGAATGAGAAGATCCTAGAGCAGATAGACAAGAGTGGTGAGCTCATA AGGCTTAGAGAGGAGGTGACCCAGCTCACCCGTTCACTTCGTCGTGCGGAGACAGAGACTAAGGTGCTCCAAGAGACCCTGGCAGGCCAGCTGAACCCCGACAGTCAGCCCATGGCCACTAACTGGATCCAGGAGAAAGTGTGGCTCTCCCAGGAG GTGGACAAGCTGAGGGTGATGTTCCTggagatgaaaaatgagaaggcaaAACTCATGGTCAAGTTCCAGAGCCAC AGAAATATCCTGGAAGAGAATCTGCGGCGCTCTGACAAGGAGTTAAAGAAACTAGATGACATTGTTCAGCATATTTATGAg ACTCTGCTGTCCATCCCAGAGGTCGTGAGGGGTTGCAAGGAGCTACAGGGATTGCTGGAATTTCTGAGCTAA
- the SPAG5 gene encoding sperm-associated antigen 5 isoform X1, with protein MWRVKKLNLSVSPSPQPGKAAMRTPLRELILQPGALTNSGTGPPIAYSSTSSLCKLGLQEGSNNSSPLDLVNAKKTDSPSEQFSHPSTCLEACQHESDEQPLNLIPQTNSTPRTSEEAVDPLGNNVFKTMVLVPSPGGQQQNITLEAHLDTMAETNSFSLDEPLRTEDLLRNGVAPCMEDNFSEIVPAMPEKPTFQNPPSHLLEYPQNSCSEQQLHCSRESLKDSRTEAVPEDLVPSESNALLPSSPLWLSPSTVLAADFPVSLVDPGEEILEHRTTEEREMRFSTFPEEAELGDQALVSNMDDIPSTGLTPNPGEMESQAAPGPAVDAGSIPVSDMGPWMSPLAWLEKGVNTSVMLENLRQSLSLPSVFRDAAIGTTPFSTCSVGTWFTPPAQQERSTNTSQIGLVGTKDSTSETEHLLWGRPPDLTALSRHDLEDNLLNSLVILEVLSRQLQDWKSQLTGPHPEVQDSSTQTDTFSNGMSKKPQHLQESQEIGQALRQARNVMQSWVLVSKELISLLQLSLLHLDEDKTALSQESWHTETLVSRCFDVLKKLRARLQSLKAEREEAKHREEMALRGKDAAETVLEVFCAHASQRISQLEQDLASMGEFRGLLKETQTQLVGLHTEQEGLAQQTASLTSALQQDWISMQLDYVTWTALLSRFQQLTEKFTAKSRQTLQERDAAIEEKQQVSRELEQVSSHLEDCKSQLEQLELENSRLATDLRAQLQILASMESRLKELQSQHANCTQDLAMKDQLLCQLTQSSEEKAAQWQKEEMALKHMQAELQQQQAVLAKEVQDLKETLEFAEQENQVAHLELGQVECQLKTTLEILRERSLQCEDLKDTMENLKAKLASTMAEKQQQDLEKTRQYSQELRVLTEQLWSLTLFLQTKLKEKAEPETLPISTACAPSQEHPLPSDSTFLRSTLTAVADEEPESAPVPLLGSDKSAFTRVASTVSHQPTETPGIENSLAEMSTMTLELQSLCSLLQESKEEAVRTLQRKICDLQAQLQAQEEQHQEAQKAKEADIEKLNQALCLRYKNEKELQEVVQQQNEKILEQIDKSGELIRLREEVTQLTRSLRRAETETKVLQETLAGQLNPDSQPMATNWIQEKVWLSQEVDKLRVMFLEMKNEKAKLMVKFQSHRNILEENLRRSDKELKKLDDIVQHIYETLLSIPEVVRGCKELQGLLEFLS; from the exons GAAGGCAGCAACAACTCATCTCCACTGGATCTTGTCAATGCTAAGAAGACAGACTCCCCTTCAGAACAGTTCAGCCATCCCTCAACATGTCTAGAAGCTTGTCAACATGAATCAGATGAGCAGCCCCTAAATCTGATTCCCCAAACCAATTCTACTCCCAGAACATCTGAGGAAGCAGTAGACCCACTGGGCAACAATGTGTTTAAAACCATGGTCCTTGTACCTTCTCCAGGGGGGCAGCAGCAAAACATTACACTCGAGGCCCATCTAGATACCATGGCAGAGACAAACAGCTTCTCTCTAGATGAGCCTTTGAGGACAGAAGATCTGCTGAGAAACGGCGTGGCCCCCTGCATGGAAGACAACTTTTCAGAAATTGTTCCTGCTATGCCTGAGAAACCTACATTTCAGAATCCTCCATCTCATCTGTTGGAGTACCCACAAAATTCCTGTTCTGAGCAACAGCTACACTGCTCCAGGGAAAGTCTGAAGGACAGTAGGACTGAGGCTGTGCCTGAGGACCTAGTCCCTTCTGAAAGTAATGCCTTGTTGCCGTCCTCCCCGCTCTGGCTTTCCCCTTCAACTGTCTTAGCAGCAGACTTCCCTGTCAGTCTTGTGGACCCAGGGGAGGAAATTTTAGAGCACAGAACtacagaggagagagaaatgaggTTTTCCACATTCCCTGAGGAGGCTGAATTGGGAGATCAAGCACTTGTCTCAAATATGGACGATATCCCATCCACAGGCCTGACCCCAAATCCAGGAGAAATGGAATCCCAGGCAGCTCCAGGGCCAGCAGTAGATGCTGGGAGCATTCCCGTCTCTGATATGGGGCCTTGGATGTCTCCCCTGGCCTGGTTGGAAAAAGGTGTAAATACCTCCGTCATGCTGGAAAATCTCCGCCAGAgcttatctcttccctctgtgtttcGAGATGCTGCGATTGGCACTACCCCTTTCTCTACTTGCTCGGTGGGGACTTGGTTTACTCCCCCAGCACAGCAGGAAAGGAGTACAAACACATCCCAAATAGGCCTGGTGGGCACCAAGGACAGTACTTCTGAGACAGAGCACCTTCTATGGGG CCGTCCTCCAGATCTGACTGCCTTATCTCgacatgacctggaagataacctGCTGAACTCTCTTGTCATTCTGGAGGTACTCTCCCGCCAGCTGCAGGACTGGAAGAGCCAGCTGACTGGCCCTCACCCAGAAGTTCAGGACAGCAGCACACAGACTGACACCTTTTCCAATGGG ATGAGTAAGAAACCTCAGCATCTTCAGGAGAGCCAGGAGATTGGACAGGCTCTGCGGCAGGCCAGGAATGTCATG CAGTCATGGGTGCTGGTCTCTAAAGAGCTGATATCCTTGCTTCAACTATCTCTGCTGCACTTAGATGAAGATAAAACTGCTTTGAGTCAGGAG TCTTGGCATACAGAAACCTTGGTGTCCCGCTGTTTTGATGTGTTGAAGAAATTGAGGGCAAGGCTCCAGAGCCTCAAAGCAGAAAGGGAGGAGGCAAAGCACAGAGAGGAAATGGCCCTCAGAGGCAAAGATGCG GCAGAGACAGTGCTAGAGGTTTTCTGTGCACACGCCAGCCAGCGCATCAGCCAGCTGGAACAGGACCTGGCATCCATGGGGGAATTCAGAGGCCTTTTGAAGGAAACCCAGACCCAACTG GTCGGACTTCATACTGAGCAAGAAGGGTTGGCTCAGCAGACAGCAAGTCTTACTTCAGCCTTGCAGCAGGACTGGATATCCATGCAACTGGAT TATGTAACATGGACAGCTCTGCTGAGCCGGTTTCAACAACTCACAGAGAAGTTTACAGCCAAGAGCCGGCAGACCCTGCAGGAACGTGATGCTGCAATTGAGGAAAAGCAGCAG GTTTCCAGGGAGCTGGAACAAGTCTCTTCCCATTTAGAGGACTGCAAAAGCCAACTAGAACAACTGGAGTTGGAAAACAGTCGTCTGGCAAcag ATCTCCGGGCTCAGCTGCAGATTCTGGCCAGCATGGAGAGTCGGCTAAAAGAGCTACAGAGTCAGCATGCCAATTGTACCCAGGACCTGGCCATGAAGGATCAGTTGCTCTGCCAGCTTACCCAGAGCAGTGAGGAGAAGGCTGCTCA ATGGCAAAAGGAGGAGATGGCATTAAAACATATGCAGGCAGAGCTGCAGCAACAACAGGCGGTCCTGGCCAAGGAGGTGCAGGACCTAAAGGAGACCCTGGAG TTTGCAGAACAAGAGAATCAGGTTGCTCACCTGGAGCTGGGCCAGGTTGAGTGTCAGTTGAAAACCACCCTGGAAATACTCCGGGAGCGCAGCCTGCAGTGTGAGGACCTGAAGGACACCATGGAGAACCTGAA GGCTAAACTGGCCAGCACCATGGCAGAGAAACAGCAGCAAGACCTGGAGAAGACACGCCAGTATTCCCAAGAGCTAAGGGTGCTGACTGAGCAACTCTGGAGCCTGACCCTCTTCCTACAGACAAAACTGAAGGAGAAG GCTGAACCAGAGACCCTCCCGATAAGCACAGCCTGTGCTCCTTCCCAGGAACACCCTCTGCCCAGTGACAGCACCTTTTTGAGAAGCACCCTGACAGCAGTGGCAGATGAAG AGCCAGAATCAGCTCCTGTGCCCTTGCTTGGAAGTGACAAGAGTGCTTTCACCAGAGTAGCGTCAACGGTTTCCCATCAGCCTACAG AAACCCCAGGCATCGAGAATAGCCTGGCAGAAATGAGTACTATGACTCTGGAGCTTCAGAGCCTGTGTTCCCTGCTGCAGGAGTCTAAAGAAGAGGCTGTCAGGACTCTGCAGCGAAAGAT ATGTGATCTGCAGGCTCAGCTGCAGGCCCAGGAAGAACAGCATCAGGAAGCCCAGAAGGCAAAGGAAGCGGACATAGAGAAGCTGAACCAGGCCTTGTGCTTGCGCTACAAG AATGAAAAGGAGCTCCAGGAAGTGGTACAGCAGCAGAATGAGAAGATCCTAGAGCAGATAGACAAGAGTGGTGAGCTCATA AGGCTTAGAGAGGAGGTGACCCAGCTCACCCGTTCACTTCGTCGTGCGGAGACAGAGACTAAGGTGCTCCAAGAGACCCTGGCAGGCCAGCTGAACCCCGACAGTCAGCCCATGGCCACTAACTGGATCCAGGAGAAAGTGTGGCTCTCCCAGGAG GTGGACAAGCTGAGGGTGATGTTCCTggagatgaaaaatgagaaggcaaAACTCATGGTCAAGTTCCAGAGCCAC AGAAATATCCTGGAAGAGAATCTGCGGCGCTCTGACAAGGAGTTAAAGAAACTAGATGACATTGTTCAGCATATTTATGAg ACTCTGCTGTCCATCCCAGAGGTCGTGAGGGGTTGCAAGGAGCTACAGGGATTGCTGGAATTTCTGAGCTAA
- the SPAG5 gene encoding sperm-associated antigen 5 isoform X3 translates to MWRVKKLNLSVSPSPQPGKAAMRTPLRELILQPGALTNSGTGPPIAYSSTSSLCKLGLQEGSNNSSPLDLVNAKKTDSPSEQFSHPSTCLEACQHESDEQPLNLIPQTNSTPRTSEEAVDPLGNNVFKTMVLVPSPGGQQQNITLEAHLDTMAETNSFSLDEPLRTEDLLRNGVAPCMEDNFSEIVPAMPEKPTFQNPPSHLLEYPQNSCSEQQLHCSRESLKDSRTEAVPEDLVPSESNALLPSSPLWLSPSTVLAADFPVSLVDPGEEILEHRTTEEREMRFSTFPEEAELGDQALVSNMDDIPSTGLTPNPGEMESQAAPGPAVDAGSIPVSDMGPWMSPLAWLEKGVNTSVMLENLRQSLSLPSVFRDAAIGTTPFSTCSVGTWFTPPAQQERSTNTSQIGLVGTKDSTSETEHLLWGRPPDLTALSRHDLEDNLLNSLVILEVLSRQLQDWKSQLTGPHPEVQDSSTQTDTFSNGMSKKPQHLQESQEIGQALRQARNVMQSWVLVSKELISLLQLSLLHLDEDKTALSQESWHTETLVSRCFDVLKKLRARLQSLKAEREEAKHREEMALRGKDAAETVLEVFCAHASQRISQLEQDLASMGEFRGLLKETQTQLVGLHTEQEGLAQQTASLTSALQQDWISMQLDYVTWTALLSRFQQLTEKFTAKSRQTLQERDAAIEEKQQVSRELEQVSSHLEDCKSQLEQLELENSRLATDLRAQLQILASMESRLKELQSQHANCTQDLAMKDQLLCQLTQSSEEKAAQWQKEEMALKHMQAELQQQQAVLAKEVQDLKETLEFAEQENQVAHLELGQVECQLKTTLEILRERSLQCEDLKDTMENLKAKLASTMAEKQQQDLEKTRQYSQELRVLTEQLWSLTLFLQTKLKEKAEPETLPISTACAPSQEHPLPSDSTFLRSTLTAVADEEPESAPVPLLGSDKSAFTRVASTVSHQPTETPGIENSLAEMSTMTLELQSLCSLLQESKEEAVRTLQRKICDLQAQLQAQEEQHQEAQKAKEADIEKLNQALCLRYKNEKELQEVVQQQNEKILEQIDKSEA, encoded by the exons GAAGGCAGCAACAACTCATCTCCACTGGATCTTGTCAATGCTAAGAAGACAGACTCCCCTTCAGAACAGTTCAGCCATCCCTCAACATGTCTAGAAGCTTGTCAACATGAATCAGATGAGCAGCCCCTAAATCTGATTCCCCAAACCAATTCTACTCCCAGAACATCTGAGGAAGCAGTAGACCCACTGGGCAACAATGTGTTTAAAACCATGGTCCTTGTACCTTCTCCAGGGGGGCAGCAGCAAAACATTACACTCGAGGCCCATCTAGATACCATGGCAGAGACAAACAGCTTCTCTCTAGATGAGCCTTTGAGGACAGAAGATCTGCTGAGAAACGGCGTGGCCCCCTGCATGGAAGACAACTTTTCAGAAATTGTTCCTGCTATGCCTGAGAAACCTACATTTCAGAATCCTCCATCTCATCTGTTGGAGTACCCACAAAATTCCTGTTCTGAGCAACAGCTACACTGCTCCAGGGAAAGTCTGAAGGACAGTAGGACTGAGGCTGTGCCTGAGGACCTAGTCCCTTCTGAAAGTAATGCCTTGTTGCCGTCCTCCCCGCTCTGGCTTTCCCCTTCAACTGTCTTAGCAGCAGACTTCCCTGTCAGTCTTGTGGACCCAGGGGAGGAAATTTTAGAGCACAGAACtacagaggagagagaaatgaggTTTTCCACATTCCCTGAGGAGGCTGAATTGGGAGATCAAGCACTTGTCTCAAATATGGACGATATCCCATCCACAGGCCTGACCCCAAATCCAGGAGAAATGGAATCCCAGGCAGCTCCAGGGCCAGCAGTAGATGCTGGGAGCATTCCCGTCTCTGATATGGGGCCTTGGATGTCTCCCCTGGCCTGGTTGGAAAAAGGTGTAAATACCTCCGTCATGCTGGAAAATCTCCGCCAGAgcttatctcttccctctgtgtttcGAGATGCTGCGATTGGCACTACCCCTTTCTCTACTTGCTCGGTGGGGACTTGGTTTACTCCCCCAGCACAGCAGGAAAGGAGTACAAACACATCCCAAATAGGCCTGGTGGGCACCAAGGACAGTACTTCTGAGACAGAGCACCTTCTATGGGG CCGTCCTCCAGATCTGACTGCCTTATCTCgacatgacctggaagataacctGCTGAACTCTCTTGTCATTCTGGAGGTACTCTCCCGCCAGCTGCAGGACTGGAAGAGCCAGCTGACTGGCCCTCACCCAGAAGTTCAGGACAGCAGCACACAGACTGACACCTTTTCCAATGGG ATGAGTAAGAAACCTCAGCATCTTCAGGAGAGCCAGGAGATTGGACAGGCTCTGCGGCAGGCCAGGAATGTCATG CAGTCATGGGTGCTGGTCTCTAAAGAGCTGATATCCTTGCTTCAACTATCTCTGCTGCACTTAGATGAAGATAAAACTGCTTTGAGTCAGGAG TCTTGGCATACAGAAACCTTGGTGTCCCGCTGTTTTGATGTGTTGAAGAAATTGAGGGCAAGGCTCCAGAGCCTCAAAGCAGAAAGGGAGGAGGCAAAGCACAGAGAGGAAATGGCCCTCAGAGGCAAAGATGCG GCAGAGACAGTGCTAGAGGTTTTCTGTGCACACGCCAGCCAGCGCATCAGCCAGCTGGAACAGGACCTGGCATCCATGGGGGAATTCAGAGGCCTTTTGAAGGAAACCCAGACCCAACTG GTCGGACTTCATACTGAGCAAGAAGGGTTGGCTCAGCAGACAGCAAGTCTTACTTCAGCCTTGCAGCAGGACTGGATATCCATGCAACTGGAT TATGTAACATGGACAGCTCTGCTGAGCCGGTTTCAACAACTCACAGAGAAGTTTACAGCCAAGAGCCGGCAGACCCTGCAGGAACGTGATGCTGCAATTGAGGAAAAGCAGCAG GTTTCCAGGGAGCTGGAACAAGTCTCTTCCCATTTAGAGGACTGCAAAAGCCAACTAGAACAACTGGAGTTGGAAAACAGTCGTCTGGCAAcag ATCTCCGGGCTCAGCTGCAGATTCTGGCCAGCATGGAGAGTCGGCTAAAAGAGCTACAGAGTCAGCATGCCAATTGTACCCAGGACCTGGCCATGAAGGATCAGTTGCTCTGCCAGCTTACCCAGAGCAGTGAGGAGAAGGCTGCTCA ATGGCAAAAGGAGGAGATGGCATTAAAACATATGCAGGCAGAGCTGCAGCAACAACAGGCGGTCCTGGCCAAGGAGGTGCAGGACCTAAAGGAGACCCTGGAG TTTGCAGAACAAGAGAATCAGGTTGCTCACCTGGAGCTGGGCCAGGTTGAGTGTCAGTTGAAAACCACCCTGGAAATACTCCGGGAGCGCAGCCTGCAGTGTGAGGACCTGAAGGACACCATGGAGAACCTGAA GGCTAAACTGGCCAGCACCATGGCAGAGAAACAGCAGCAAGACCTGGAGAAGACACGCCAGTATTCCCAAGAGCTAAGGGTGCTGACTGAGCAACTCTGGAGCCTGACCCTCTTCCTACAGACAAAACTGAAGGAGAAG GCTGAACCAGAGACCCTCCCGATAAGCACAGCCTGTGCTCCTTCCCAGGAACACCCTCTGCCCAGTGACAGCACCTTTTTGAGAAGCACCCTGACAGCAGTGGCAGATGAAG AGCCAGAATCAGCTCCTGTGCCCTTGCTTGGAAGTGACAAGAGTGCTTTCACCAGAGTAGCGTCAACGGTTTCCCATCAGCCTACAG AAACCCCAGGCATCGAGAATAGCCTGGCAGAAATGAGTACTATGACTCTGGAGCTTCAGAGCCTGTGTTCCCTGCTGCAGGAGTCTAAAGAAGAGGCTGTCAGGACTCTGCAGCGAAAGAT ATGTGATCTGCAGGCTCAGCTGCAGGCCCAGGAAGAACAGCATCAGGAAGCCCAGAAGGCAAAGGAAGCGGACATAGAGAAGCTGAACCAGGCCTTGTGCTTGCGCTACAAG AATGAAAAGGAGCTCCAGGAAGTGGTACAGCAGCAGAATGAGAAGATCCTAGAGCAGATAGACAAGAGTG AGGCTTAG